A window of Syngnathoides biaculeatus isolate LvHL_M chromosome 9, ASM1980259v1, whole genome shotgun sequence contains these coding sequences:
- the LOC133506215 gene encoding girdin-like isoform X1, translated as MESGAFVAFLERFMMSPLVTWVKTFASRDEDQHVDFSELLDGVFLNSVMSQIHPPATPQAANKLRKDPSQRVHNLTFLVQQIKTYYLENLRQLILIPLPNVLLLSRTPPTEQSLLEMKKLLLLLLGCAVQCEKKEGYIEIIQTLDFDTKAAIAIHIQELTHGQDNLLDLHWLESTDMPAVELEVVAKTVAVNLQHLLDQRNAHLETIAELTQEREGVVRVLCSSSSPQSAIYPPSMQQQQAGTQQHLVVDLADSKAKIRRLRQELEEKSEQILESRHELENVEAELKRIQQENLKLLVDARAARAYRDELDALKERAIKADKLESEVARYREQLHKMDFYKAKVEELKEDNRVLQETKEVLEDQLAGWRERSDKIHQLEKHNLLLKVRIHEMEQGRDADRKCIEELQDENLTLCLAQRRTMEESQHLGWELEQLSKTTEYAQGQQTVRDEVSERIRSRLLKLEKENQSLLKTVEELRDVCTHNNAQTNKHCLNPEKDRVHQVVCCTDKWTSSTKEYIMSATPCSHEQNCRNVDSIDAVKQKLSNTDSQYKESVQVHTDVHLSANAAHHIQEKGQLEGTDSGEHFKAVMSDLEVSENSHNAVYHSVGSNNPSRGSGSSSSSHDCTFMGLPALFANANKHTERLEAKCKALDSINQQLQTSFGNTERKIQRLEAEVQELEADNHSLQASLEELRITVRRLEQVELEKQSLERETAALEKVKRQLEKENRRLHQQTEIQEANLDSSNVCMASLEREMRCLVKEVEELRETAERVKKLERDNREQTKQADIDQRTLDTLREELVSEKLRTRQREDELQRLSHEQELRIRNRERKQSVEADTAEHRFNKLESELELSMKRSIQIKDEKMAVLEARLQESSTLNQELRQELRTVKLSYEALQQKQEEEMTASSTSPLRDNGKAMSEWLRESHEATKELLNIKDRLIEVERSNATLETERQATQAHLKQLESQSDSQLAQILVLQRQAASLQENNTTLQTHNADLQVEKSTLNSQIASLMAQNAQLQQQQAGTESERDGAAREREELRGAHEQLLRDHERLAALHERQATDYEVLLGKHGCLKNAHRTLQLEHRTLQDRYNSLLQQRTKLEDLEKALKEEQMRMSLEKENHRSAAAECCRLRDEKDWLNQTYHQLLNDNEVLTAEHKQLKSQLNESKLAHTWLEADFSKLKKDYQQLDITSTKLTNQCELLSQLKGNLEEENHHLLSQIDTLMLQNRTLLEQTMESKDLFHIEERQYIDKLNDLRRQKEKLEEKIMDQYKFYEPSPPRRRGNWITLKLKKLIKSNSHDQGLEHPPTPTHSEAHLSCHDSSSFMSSDGSGGSTSTAAGDAVAPQPHNNTPKLFPRMRNRLKNKEKVKSVIQRSLSLSSLMYTSASLGQEQWPFSSEELEGSEADVKNRKKRLPSFLSTSILSTLHLHPTTEPSTQLHSTNNYTDVPDVSELTDKDSNDSAVPSGFEDNDELQHHGLNITQSRAESESSGEFSMSLDNEPWSSGSSPVQQPLSRQSSVSYRLPSDTSTTQHTQQSSSTAHEGKPFNIPLTNSQESDLLPQQKESAPNPDFWLTRGTKSIRRGSKGKGTRRPSESGGVLSTSLRSNSNNTECTQASSCSSITVFYVQGKSSSMSGCLNCFSNPLGKEGRLKGYTSSKSLPRASSVISTADGSSRRLSVNNGCRVGIKTDTLPAAISEKCNNQEKHETVAKSNPKPRQDSESSGPELSPPVKPPRGPGVIVTKDSLNPIVQELDLNTHLSLNSVFSDTIFSDSGGNCLEVLERNDQPDIFLYESTCNKKKYTPVSPISTHNNSLTCNAKDEPNHNVNNGN; from the exons ATGGAAAGTGGTGCTTTTGTGGCCTTCCTGGAGAGGTTCATGATGAGCCCACTTGTCACCTGG GTGAAGACTTTTGCTTCCCGTGACGAAGACCAGCACGTGGACTTCAGTGAATTACTGGATGGGGTTTTTCTGAACTCAGTCATGAGCCAAAT ACATCCTCCAGCCACACCTCAAGCTGCAAACAAATTGAGAAAGGATCCAAGTCAGAGGGTCCACAACTTGACCTTTCTTGTCCAGCAAATCAAAACCTATTACCTG GAAAACCTGAGACAGTTGATTCTGATTCCTCTTCCAAACGTGCTGCTGCTTTCAAGGACTCCtcccactg AGCAAAGTCTGTTGGAAATGAAGAAACTGTTGCTGTTACTCCTGGGATGTGCAGTCCAG tgTGAGAAGAAAGAGGGGTACATTGAAATAATCCAAACGCTTGATTTTGACACGAAAGCGGCCATCGCTATACACATTCAAGAG ctcacccacgGTCAAGATAACTTGCTAGACCTGCACTGGTTGGAATCCACTGACATGCCCGCTGTTGAGCTGGAAGTTGTAGCTAAGACCGTGGCTGTCAATCTTCAGCACTTGCTGGACCAGAGAAACGCACATCTGGAG ACTATAGCAGAGCTAACGCAGGAGAGGGAAGGGGTGGTTCGTGTGCTCTGTAGCTCATCCAGCCCACAGTCCGCCATCTATCCACCCAGCATGCAACAGCAGCAGGCGGGAACTCAGCAACACTTGGTGGTGGACCTTGCCGACTCTAAGGCCAAGATCAGACGACTTCGGCAAGAGCT AGAAGAGAAGAGTGAACAAATACTGGAGAGCAGACACGAGCTTGAGAACGTGGAAGCAGAGCTAAAGAGGATCCAGCAAgag AACTTGAAGCTGCTTGTAGACGCCCGAGCAGCCCGCGCCTACCGCGATGAGTTGGATGCTCTGAAAGAGCGAGCGATCAAAGCTGATAAATTGGAGAGCGAGGTGGCACGCTACAGGGAGCAACTGCACAAGATGGACTTTTACAAAGCCAAAGTGGAG GAGCTCAAGGAGGATAACAGAGTGCTGCAGGAAACCAAAGAGGTGCTAGAAGATCAACTGGCAGGCTGGAGGGAACGCTCAGATAAAATTCACCAGCTGGAGAAGCACAACCTGTTGCTGAAGGTCCGGATCCATGAGATGGAACAA GGAAGGGATGCTGATCGTAAATGCATTGAGGAACTGCAGGATGAAAACTTGACTCTGTGTTTAGCACAGAGGAGAACCATGGAGGAGTCTCAGCACCTGGGATGGGAGTTAGAACAACTATCGAAGACCACCGAATACGCTCAGG GGCAGCAGACTGTCCGTGACGAGGTGAGCGAGCGGATTCGTAGTCGACTGTTGAAGTTAGAGAAGGAGAACCAAAGTCTCCTGAAGACCGTCGAGGAACTCAGAGATGTCTGTACTCACAACAACGCACAGACCAACAAACACTGTCTCAACCCTGAGAAGGATCGCGTCCACCAGGTGGTCTGCTGCACTGACAAGTGGACATCATCAACAAAAGAATACATAATGTCAGCAACTCCCTGCTCACATGAGCAGAACTGCAGAAATGTAGACAGCATAGATGCAGTAAAACAGAAATTATCCAATACAGATTCTCAATACAAAGAGTCAGTGCAAGTCCACACAGATGTCCACCTCTCAGCTAATGCAGCCCATCATATTCAGGAGAAAGGACAGCTCGAGGGTACCGACAGCGGAGAACATTTCAAAGCAGTTATGTCTGACCTGGAAGTGTCTGAAAATAGTCACAACGCTGTCTATCATTCTGTTGGATCAAACAATCCCTCTCGTGGCTCAGGAAGCAGCAGCTCTAGCCATGATTGCACCTTCATGGGCCTGCCAGCACTCTTCGCGAATGCCAACAAGCACACAGAGCGTTTGGAGGCCAAATGCAAGGCCCTGGACTCCATTAATCAACAGCTGCAAACTTCCTTTGGTAACACTG agagaaaaatccaacgATTGGAGGCTGAGGTTCAAGAACTGGAGGCAGATAACCACAGCCTCCAGGCCAGTTTAGAGGAACTCCGGATTACAGTGCGCCGTCTGGAGCAAGTGGAACTAGAGAAGCAAAGTTTGGAACGAGAAACAGCAGCATTGGAAAAGGTAAAGAGGCAACTGGAGAAGGAAAATCGACGACTGCACCAACAA ACTGAAATTCAAGAAGCCAATTTAGATAGCAGTAATGTCTGCATGGCGAGCCTGGAAAGGGAAATGCGCTGTCTGGTGAAGGAGGTGGAGGAGTTAAGGGAGACTGCTGAGAGGGTCAAAAAGCTGGAAAGAGACAACAGAGAACAGACCAAGCAAGCCGACATTGACCAGAGGACCCTGGACACGCTTAGAGAG GAGCTTGTTAGTGAGAAACTGAGGACGCGGCAGAGAGAAGATGAACTCCAGCGTCTGTCCCATGAGCAGGAGCTGAGGATTCGCAACCGAGAGCGTAAGCAATCTGTGGAAGCTGACACGGCCGAACACAG GTTTAATAAGCTGGAGTCAGAGTTAGAGTTGAGCATGAAGCGGTCTATTCAGATTAAAGATGAGAAAATGGCTGTGCTGGAGGCCCGTCTACAAGAATCCTCGACCCTTAACCAGGAGCTTCGCCaagagctcagaact GTTAAACTGAGCTATGAGGCCTTGCAACAAaagcaggaggaggagatgaCTGCATCCAGCACCTCCCCACTCCGAGACAATGGAAAGGCAATGAGTGAATGGCTGCGTGAAAGCCACGAAGCCACAAAAGAGCTCCTGAATATTAAAGACCGACTGATTGAAGTAGAGAGGAGT AATGCAACACTGGAGACAGAGCGCCAGGCTACGCAGGCCCATCTGAAGCAGTTGGAGAGTCAGTCCGACAGTCAACTGGCTCAGATCCTCGTCCTGCAGAGGCAAGCTGCCTCCCTGCAGGAGAACAACACCACTTTGCAGACACACAATGCTGACCTGCAG GTGGAAAAATCCACATTAAACTCCCAGATTGCTTCCCTGATGGCTCAGAATGCTCagttgcagcagcagcaggcggGTACGGAAAGCGAGAGGGACGGTGCAGCCCGTGAACGCGAAGAGCTGCGTGGCGCTCATGAACAGCTTTTACGTGATCATGAGCGCCTGGCGGCTCTACACGAGAGGCAAGCCACAGACTATGAGGTCCTCTTGGGGAAACACGGCTGCCTGAAAAATGCCCATCGGACGCTGCAGCTCGAGCATCGCACACTGCAGgacag GTACAACAGCCTGTTGCAGCAACGGACCAAATTAGAAGATCTGGAAAAAGCCCTGAAGGAAGAGCAGATGAGGATGAGTCTGGAAAAGGAAAATCATCGGAGCGCTGCCGCTGAATGTTGCAGGCTTCGGGATGAGAAAGACTG GCTGAACCAAACTTATCATCAGCTTTTGAACGACAACGAGGTGCTGACTGCAGAGCACAAGCAGCTCAAGAGCCAACTAAATGAGAGCAAGCTGGCGCACACCTGGCTGGAGGCTGATTTTTCCAAACTCAAAAAGGACTATCAGCAACTCGATATCACCTCCACAAAGCTCACCAATCAGTGCGAG TTACTGAGCCAGTTGAAGGGGAACCTGGAAGAGGAGAATCACCATCTTCTGAGTCAAATTGACACACTGATGCTGCAGAACCGAACTCTGTTGGAACAGACGATGGAGAGCAAAGATCTGTTTCACATAGAGGAGCGACAATATAT TGACAAACTTAATGATTTGAGGAGGCAGAAGGAGAAGCTAGAGGAGAAGATAATGGACCAGTATAAGTTCTATGAGCCCTCACCTCCTCGCAG GCGAGGAAACTGGATCACTCTCAAGCTGAAGAAGCTGATCAAATCTAACAGCCATGACCAGGGACTGGAACACCCCCCCACACCAACACATTCGGAGGCGCACCTCTCGTGTCACGACAGCAGCTCCTTCATGAGTTCAGATGGCTCTGGAGGTTCGACCTCCACAGCAGCAGGTGACGCCGTAGCACCGCAGCCGCACAACA ACACACCGAAACTGTTTCCGCGTATGAGGAACAGGctgaagaacaaagaaaaagtgaagTCTGTCATTCAACGTTCCTTGT CTCTGAGCAGCTTGATGTACACTTCTGCCTCGTTGGGACAGGAGCAGTGGCCATTCAGCTCTGAGGAGCTGGAAGGGTCGGAAGCTGATGTGAAGAACAGGAAAAAACGATTGCCCTCATTCCTTAGCACATCCATCCTATCCACACTTCATTTGCATCCCACCACTGAACCATCCACCCAACTCCACTCCACAAACAATTACACTGATGTCCCGGATGTGTCTGAACTGACAG ACAAGGATTCAAATGATAGCGCTGTGCCATCTGGTTTTGAGGACAACGACGAGCTGCAGCATCACG GGCTTAACATCACCCAGAGTCGAGCTGAAAGCGAGAGCAGTGGTGAGTTCAGCATGAGCCTGGATAATGAGCCCTGGTCAAGTGGCAGCAGCCCTGTCCAGCAGCCACTTTCTCGCCAATCCTCTGTCTCCTACCGGCTGCCCAGTGACACCTCCACAACCCAGCACACACAGCAAAGCTCCTCCACAGCACACGAGGGGAAACCCTTCAACATCCCTCTGACAAATAGCCAGGAATCAGACCTCCTACCGCAACAGAAGGAGTCTGCACCAAACCCGGACTTTTGGCTCACAAGAGGAACAAAGAGCATTAGAAGGGGATCTAAAGGAAAAGGGACACGTCGACCATCAGAATCAGGGGGCGTATTAAGCACAAGTTTAAGATCTAACTCCAACAATACCGAATGTACCCAGGCTTCATCTTGTTCATCAATTACAGTGTTTTATGTTCAGGGCAAGTCGTCCTCAATGTCCGGTTGCCTAAATTGCTTCTCCAATCCGCTGGGAAAAGAAGGGCGGCTCAAAGGGTACACGTCGTCTAAAAGTCTTCCTCGTGCCAGCAGTGTCATCTCCACAGCTGATGGCTCATCTCGACGCCTCAGCGTCAACAACGGCTGCAGGGTGGGAATCAAGACTGACACACTTCCTGCTGCCATCTCCGAAAAATGCAATAACCAAGAGAAACATGAAACAGTAGCAAAATCTAATCCAAAACCGCGACAAGACAGTGAAAGTAGCGGGCCTGAGCTCAGTCCTCCAGTCAAACCTCCAAGAGGCCCAGGAGTCATTGTGACCAAAGACTCTCTTAATCCAATTGTGCAGGAGTTGGATTTGAACACCCACCTTAGCCTCAATTCTGTCTTCTCAGACACAATCTTCAGTGATTCCGGGGGGAATTGTCTGGAAGTGCTTGAGAGGAATGACCAGCCAGATATTTTTCTCTATGAGTCCacctgcaataaaaaaaaatacactccaGTGAGTCCCATTTCCACTCATAACAACTCACTCACATGTAACGCGAAAGATGAACCAAATCATAATGTTAATAATGGGAATTGA
- the LOC133506215 gene encoding girdin-like isoform X5, with amino-acid sequence MESGAFVAFLERFMMSPLVTWVKTFASRDEDQHVDFSELLDGVFLNSVMSQIHPPATPQAANKLRKDPSQRVHNLTFLVQQIKTYYLENLRQLILIPLPNVLLLSRTPPTEQSLLEMKKLLLLLLGCAVQCEKKEGYIEIIQTLDFDTKAAIAIHIQELTHGQDNLLDLHWLESTDMPAVELEVVAKTVAVNLQHLLDQRNAHLETIAELTQEREGVVRVLCSSSSPQSAIYPPSMQQQQAGTQQHLVVDLADSKAKIRRLRQELEEKSEQILESRHELENVEAELKRIQQENLKLLVDARAARAYRDELDALKERAIKADKLESEVARYREQLHKMDFYKAKVEELKEDNRVLQETKEVLEDQLAGWRERSDKIHQLEKHNLLLKVRIHEMEQGRDADRKCIEELQDENLTLCLAQRRTMEESQHLGWELEQLSKTTEYAQGQQTVRDEVSERIRSRLLKLEKENQSLLKTVEELRDVCTHNNAQTNKHCLNPEKDRVHQVVCCTDKWTSSTKEYIMSATPCSHEQNCRNVDSIDAVKQKLSNTDSQYKESVQVHTDVHLSANAAHHIQEKGQLEGTDSGEHFKAVMSDLEVSENSHNAVYHSVGSNNPSRGSGSSSSSHDCTFMGLPALFANANKHTERLEAKCKALDSINQQLQTSFGNTERKIQRLEAEVQELEADNHSLQASLEELRITVRRLEQVELEKQSLERETAALEKVKRQLEKENRRLHQQTEIQEANLDSSNVCMASLEREMRCLVKEVEELRETAERVKKLERDNREQTKQADIDQRTLDTLREELVSEKLRTRQREDELQRLSHEQELRIRNRERKQSVEADTAEHRFNKLESELELSMKRSIQIKDEKMAVLEARLQESSTLNQELRQELRTVKLSYEALQQKQEEEMTASSTSPLRDNGKAMSEWLRESHEATKELLNIKDRLIEVERSNATLETERQATQAHLKQLESQSDSQLAQILVLQRQAASLQENNTTLQTHNADLQVEKSTLNSQIASLMAQNAQLQQQQAGTESERDGAAREREELRGAHEQLLRDHERLAALHERQATDYEVLLGKHGCLKNAHRTLQLEHRTLQDRYNSLLQQRTKLEDLEKALKEEQMRMSLEKENHRSAAAECCRLRDEKDWLNQTYHQLLNDNEVLTAEHKQLKSQLNESKLAHTWLEADFSKLKKDYQQLDITSTKLTNQCELLSQLKGNLEEENHHLLSQIDTLMLQNRTLLEQTMESKDLFHIEERQYIDKLNDLRRQKEKLEEKIMDQYKFYEPSPPRRRGNWITLKLKKLIKSNSHDQGLEHPPTPTHSEAHLSCHDSSSFMSSDGSGGSTSTAAGDAVAPQPHNNTPKLFPRMRNRLKNKEKVKSVIQRSLYKDSNDSAVPSGFEDNDELQHHGLNITQSRAESESSGEFSMSLDNEPWSSGSSPVQQPLSRQSSVSYRLPSDTSTTQHTQQSSSTAHEGKPFNIPLTNSQESDLLPQQKESAPNPDFWLTRGTKSIRRGSKGKGTRRPSESGGVLSTSLRSNSNNTECTQASSCSSITVFYVQGKSSSMSGCLNCFSNPLGKEGRLKGYTSSKSLPRASSVISTADGSSRRLSVNNGCRVGIKTDTLPAAISEKCNNQEKHETVAKSNPKPRQDSESSGPELSPPVKPPRGPGVIVTKDSLNPIVQELDLNTHLSLNSVFSDTIFSDSGGNCLEVLERNDQPDIFLYESTCNKKKYTPVSPISTHNNSLTCNAKDEPNHNVNNGN; translated from the exons ATGGAAAGTGGTGCTTTTGTGGCCTTCCTGGAGAGGTTCATGATGAGCCCACTTGTCACCTGG GTGAAGACTTTTGCTTCCCGTGACGAAGACCAGCACGTGGACTTCAGTGAATTACTGGATGGGGTTTTTCTGAACTCAGTCATGAGCCAAAT ACATCCTCCAGCCACACCTCAAGCTGCAAACAAATTGAGAAAGGATCCAAGTCAGAGGGTCCACAACTTGACCTTTCTTGTCCAGCAAATCAAAACCTATTACCTG GAAAACCTGAGACAGTTGATTCTGATTCCTCTTCCAAACGTGCTGCTGCTTTCAAGGACTCCtcccactg AGCAAAGTCTGTTGGAAATGAAGAAACTGTTGCTGTTACTCCTGGGATGTGCAGTCCAG tgTGAGAAGAAAGAGGGGTACATTGAAATAATCCAAACGCTTGATTTTGACACGAAAGCGGCCATCGCTATACACATTCAAGAG ctcacccacgGTCAAGATAACTTGCTAGACCTGCACTGGTTGGAATCCACTGACATGCCCGCTGTTGAGCTGGAAGTTGTAGCTAAGACCGTGGCTGTCAATCTTCAGCACTTGCTGGACCAGAGAAACGCACATCTGGAG ACTATAGCAGAGCTAACGCAGGAGAGGGAAGGGGTGGTTCGTGTGCTCTGTAGCTCATCCAGCCCACAGTCCGCCATCTATCCACCCAGCATGCAACAGCAGCAGGCGGGAACTCAGCAACACTTGGTGGTGGACCTTGCCGACTCTAAGGCCAAGATCAGACGACTTCGGCAAGAGCT AGAAGAGAAGAGTGAACAAATACTGGAGAGCAGACACGAGCTTGAGAACGTGGAAGCAGAGCTAAAGAGGATCCAGCAAgag AACTTGAAGCTGCTTGTAGACGCCCGAGCAGCCCGCGCCTACCGCGATGAGTTGGATGCTCTGAAAGAGCGAGCGATCAAAGCTGATAAATTGGAGAGCGAGGTGGCACGCTACAGGGAGCAACTGCACAAGATGGACTTTTACAAAGCCAAAGTGGAG GAGCTCAAGGAGGATAACAGAGTGCTGCAGGAAACCAAAGAGGTGCTAGAAGATCAACTGGCAGGCTGGAGGGAACGCTCAGATAAAATTCACCAGCTGGAGAAGCACAACCTGTTGCTGAAGGTCCGGATCCATGAGATGGAACAA GGAAGGGATGCTGATCGTAAATGCATTGAGGAACTGCAGGATGAAAACTTGACTCTGTGTTTAGCACAGAGGAGAACCATGGAGGAGTCTCAGCACCTGGGATGGGAGTTAGAACAACTATCGAAGACCACCGAATACGCTCAGG GGCAGCAGACTGTCCGTGACGAGGTGAGCGAGCGGATTCGTAGTCGACTGTTGAAGTTAGAGAAGGAGAACCAAAGTCTCCTGAAGACCGTCGAGGAACTCAGAGATGTCTGTACTCACAACAACGCACAGACCAACAAACACTGTCTCAACCCTGAGAAGGATCGCGTCCACCAGGTGGTCTGCTGCACTGACAAGTGGACATCATCAACAAAAGAATACATAATGTCAGCAACTCCCTGCTCACATGAGCAGAACTGCAGAAATGTAGACAGCATAGATGCAGTAAAACAGAAATTATCCAATACAGATTCTCAATACAAAGAGTCAGTGCAAGTCCACACAGATGTCCACCTCTCAGCTAATGCAGCCCATCATATTCAGGAGAAAGGACAGCTCGAGGGTACCGACAGCGGAGAACATTTCAAAGCAGTTATGTCTGACCTGGAAGTGTCTGAAAATAGTCACAACGCTGTCTATCATTCTGTTGGATCAAACAATCCCTCTCGTGGCTCAGGAAGCAGCAGCTCTAGCCATGATTGCACCTTCATGGGCCTGCCAGCACTCTTCGCGAATGCCAACAAGCACACAGAGCGTTTGGAGGCCAAATGCAAGGCCCTGGACTCCATTAATCAACAGCTGCAAACTTCCTTTGGTAACACTG agagaaaaatccaacgATTGGAGGCTGAGGTTCAAGAACTGGAGGCAGATAACCACAGCCTCCAGGCCAGTTTAGAGGAACTCCGGATTACAGTGCGCCGTCTGGAGCAAGTGGAACTAGAGAAGCAAAGTTTGGAACGAGAAACAGCAGCATTGGAAAAGGTAAAGAGGCAACTGGAGAAGGAAAATCGACGACTGCACCAACAA ACTGAAATTCAAGAAGCCAATTTAGATAGCAGTAATGTCTGCATGGCGAGCCTGGAAAGGGAAATGCGCTGTCTGGTGAAGGAGGTGGAGGAGTTAAGGGAGACTGCTGAGAGGGTCAAAAAGCTGGAAAGAGACAACAGAGAACAGACCAAGCAAGCCGACATTGACCAGAGGACCCTGGACACGCTTAGAGAG GAGCTTGTTAGTGAGAAACTGAGGACGCGGCAGAGAGAAGATGAACTCCAGCGTCTGTCCCATGAGCAGGAGCTGAGGATTCGCAACCGAGAGCGTAAGCAATCTGTGGAAGCTGACACGGCCGAACACAG GTTTAATAAGCTGGAGTCAGAGTTAGAGTTGAGCATGAAGCGGTCTATTCAGATTAAAGATGAGAAAATGGCTGTGCTGGAGGCCCGTCTACAAGAATCCTCGACCCTTAACCAGGAGCTTCGCCaagagctcagaact GTTAAACTGAGCTATGAGGCCTTGCAACAAaagcaggaggaggagatgaCTGCATCCAGCACCTCCCCACTCCGAGACAATGGAAAGGCAATGAGTGAATGGCTGCGTGAAAGCCACGAAGCCACAAAAGAGCTCCTGAATATTAAAGACCGACTGATTGAAGTAGAGAGGAGT AATGCAACACTGGAGACAGAGCGCCAGGCTACGCAGGCCCATCTGAAGCAGTTGGAGAGTCAGTCCGACAGTCAACTGGCTCAGATCCTCGTCCTGCAGAGGCAAGCTGCCTCCCTGCAGGAGAACAACACCACTTTGCAGACACACAATGCTGACCTGCAG GTGGAAAAATCCACATTAAACTCCCAGATTGCTTCCCTGATGGCTCAGAATGCTCagttgcagcagcagcaggcggGTACGGAAAGCGAGAGGGACGGTGCAGCCCGTGAACGCGAAGAGCTGCGTGGCGCTCATGAACAGCTTTTACGTGATCATGAGCGCCTGGCGGCTCTACACGAGAGGCAAGCCACAGACTATGAGGTCCTCTTGGGGAAACACGGCTGCCTGAAAAATGCCCATCGGACGCTGCAGCTCGAGCATCGCACACTGCAGgacag GTACAACAGCCTGTTGCAGCAACGGACCAAATTAGAAGATCTGGAAAAAGCCCTGAAGGAAGAGCAGATGAGGATGAGTCTGGAAAAGGAAAATCATCGGAGCGCTGCCGCTGAATGTTGCAGGCTTCGGGATGAGAAAGACTG GCTGAACCAAACTTATCATCAGCTTTTGAACGACAACGAGGTGCTGACTGCAGAGCACAAGCAGCTCAAGAGCCAACTAAATGAGAGCAAGCTGGCGCACACCTGGCTGGAGGCTGATTTTTCCAAACTCAAAAAGGACTATCAGCAACTCGATATCACCTCCACAAAGCTCACCAATCAGTGCGAG TTACTGAGCCAGTTGAAGGGGAACCTGGAAGAGGAGAATCACCATCTTCTGAGTCAAATTGACACACTGATGCTGCAGAACCGAACTCTGTTGGAACAGACGATGGAGAGCAAAGATCTGTTTCACATAGAGGAGCGACAATATAT TGACAAACTTAATGATTTGAGGAGGCAGAAGGAGAAGCTAGAGGAGAAGATAATGGACCAGTATAAGTTCTATGAGCCCTCACCTCCTCGCAG GCGAGGAAACTGGATCACTCTCAAGCTGAAGAAGCTGATCAAATCTAACAGCCATGACCAGGGACTGGAACACCCCCCCACACCAACACATTCGGAGGCGCACCTCTCGTGTCACGACAGCAGCTCCTTCATGAGTTCAGATGGCTCTGGAGGTTCGACCTCCACAGCAGCAGGTGACGCCGTAGCACCGCAGCCGCACAACA ACACACCGAAACTGTTTCCGCGTATGAGGAACAGGctgaagaacaaagaaaaagtgaagTCTGTCATTCAACGTTCCTTGT ACAAGGATTCAAATGATAGCGCTGTGCCATCTGGTTTTGAGGACAACGACGAGCTGCAGCATCACG GGCTTAACATCACCCAGAGTCGAGCTGAAAGCGAGAGCAGTGGTGAGTTCAGCATGAGCCTGGATAATGAGCCCTGGTCAAGTGGCAGCAGCCCTGTCCAGCAGCCACTTTCTCGCCAATCCTCTGTCTCCTACCGGCTGCCCAGTGACACCTCCACAACCCAGCACACACAGCAAAGCTCCTCCACAGCACACGAGGGGAAACCCTTCAACATCCCTCTGACAAATAGCCAGGAATCAGACCTCCTACCGCAACAGAAGGAGTCTGCACCAAACCCGGACTTTTGGCTCACAAGAGGAACAAAGAGCATTAGAAGGGGATCTAAAGGAAAAGGGACACGTCGACCATCAGAATCAGGGGGCGTATTAAGCACAAGTTTAAGATCTAACTCCAACAATACCGAATGTACCCAGGCTTCATCTTGTTCATCAATTACAGTGTTTTATGTTCAGGGCAAGTCGTCCTCAATGTCCGGTTGCCTAAATTGCTTCTCCAATCCGCTGGGAAAAGAAGGGCGGCTCAAAGGGTACACGTCGTCTAAAAGTCTTCCTCGTGCCAGCAGTGTCATCTCCACAGCTGATGGCTCATCTCGACGCCTCAGCGTCAACAACGGCTGCAGGGTGGGAATCAAGACTGACACACTTCCTGCTGCCATCTCCGAAAAATGCAATAACCAAGAGAAACATGAAACAGTAGCAAAATCTAATCCAAAACCGCGACAAGACAGTGAAAGTAGCGGGCCTGAGCTCAGTCCTCCAGTCAAACCTCCAAGAGGCCCAGGAGTCATTGTGACCAAAGACTCTCTTAATCCAATTGTGCAGGAGTTGGATTTGAACACCCACCTTAGCCTCAATTCTGTCTTCTCAGACACAATCTTCAGTGATTCCGGGGGGAATTGTCTGGAAGTGCTTGAGAGGAATGACCAGCCAGATATTTTTCTCTATGAGTCCacctgcaataaaaaaaaatacactccaGTGAGTCCCATTTCCACTCATAACAACTCACTCACATGTAACGCGAAAGATGAACCAAATCATAATGTTAATAATGGGAATTGA